In the genome of Syngnathus typhle isolate RoL2023-S1 ecotype Sweden unplaced genomic scaffold, RoL_Styp_1.0 HiC_scaffold_30, whole genome shotgun sequence, one region contains:
- the LOC133147113 gene encoding lamin-L(II)-like isoform X1, producing MSASKKRKRPKDSEGLSSGGCNVPRPKIAQQVTVDEQQVTVDEQQVTLDEVDSYGKYVRLSNTVDEDQNLGNWQVKLQIGSSAPIVFKFAAEFILKARGPQTFSCEGHITFPFSDGGPVAVCNRKSVTIVGELKKFIVFQKATHNQITVI from the exons atgtcggccagcaaaaagaggaaacgtccgaaggacagcgagggtttgagctcgggcggatgcaatgtgcctcgtcctaaaatcgcccagcaggtcactgtggatgagcagcaggtcactgtggatgagcagcaggtcactctggatgaggtggactcgtacggcaaatatgtcagactcagcaatacagttgatgag gatcagaatttggggaactggcaggtgaagctccagattggatcttctgctcccatcgtattcaagtttgccgcagaattcatcctgaaggccaggggtccccaaactttttcctgtgagggccacataacctttcccttctctgatggcgggccggtggcagtttgtaacagaaaaagtgtgacgatcgtaggggagcttaaaaaatttattgttttccagaaagccacacataaccaaataacggttatttaa
- the LOC133147113 gene encoding lamin-A-like isoform X2, which yields MSASKKRKRPKDSEGLSSGGCNVPRPKIAQQVTVDEQQVTVDEQQVTLDEVDSYGKYVRLSNTVDEDQNLGNWQVKLQIGSSAPIVFKFAAEFILKARGPQTFSWLAGRIKRSRGPCPARGP from the exons atgtcggccagcaaaaagaggaaacgtccgaaggacagcgagggtttgagctcgggcggatgcaatgtgcctcgtcctaaaatcgcccagcaggtcactgtggatgagcagcaggtcactgtggatgagcagcaggtcactctggatgaggtggactcgtacggcaaatatgtcagactcagcaatacagttgatgag gatcagaatttggggaactggcaggtgaagctccagattggatcttctgctcccatcgtattcaagtttgccgcagaattcatcctgaaggccaggggtccccaaactttttcct ggttggcaggccggattaaacggtcccgcgggccgtgtccggcccgcgggccgtag